The genomic region GGGAAGTCGTTGCTGCCAGTCATAATTGCCGATAATTTTCACCAAAATTGACCAACCCGGATCCATCAAAGTGGTTTTTTCCGCAAAAAACCCGCCCTCGTCTTTCACTTCAAATTCTTCGCGACTGTTGTGACTTAGCGTCAGTTTTTGCCAGGGAAACTCTTGCAAATCAGGTTCTTTTCGCGATCCGTCTCGCCACAATTGCTTGAGGGTAATCCCGGAAATCAGATAGCGACCCCCCACCACCTCAATTGAGGCATCTCGATGTTGAGATTGCACCTGCCAGCGATTCTCCTCCCACACCATCCGAAAAATCTCCGGGGGAATCTTCTGTTTCTTCTTCTTTTGGGGCGATCGCTCTAACTCATAAACAGGCAATGGCAGAATCACATAAATTCTTCCGGGGTTCGACAAATACCAAAATGGCCCGCACAAGGTGCAATCGGTGGGCAAGTTCAAACAAGCGGCCAATTGATGACCGTTTGGCGGCCACCGACAGTCTACTTGACCGCTATTTTGTCCCACTGGCGTCAGATTCCCGATCGCTACGGTTCCCGCAGGAGATATCGAATACCAACTTTGTTCCAATTCACTCATGGGTTATTTCCCCCAACTCGTTCGACCCATTTTTCCCGTTCCCGTTGTTGTCGCGCCAGAAATCCCATGACGCTAATCCAACCAATCCACCAAGACCAGTTTCCCAATTCATCGTCAAACTCATCATATTCAGCGACAGTTTCGATCGCTTCCCATGTGAGAGCAATCCCCACACTCGCCCACAGGGTTTCGATTAAATCCCGAACTGTATCAACATCAGATTGCTGCAATCGATTGCTTTCCAGATAGGACAGCAGTTTTTCCCAGCGATTTAACTCCGTTTTCTCCTCAGTTGTGAGTCCCACGTGCATCAGCAGTTCCCACAAGCGCCAAGGACAAACCCAGTCCAAGGATTGACCGCTATTGAATAGCACTTTGATACAGACGCGATCGCGCCCTTGATTTTTCGCTTCTTTATACGCTTCGGTTAACCCCCGATGCCATAAGGATTGTGGAATTCGCCGTTGGGCGATCGCCACCCCCAAGCTAAAATCCATGCGCTGTCCCGGAACCGGATAAATCTCCGATTCCCGTTTCACCCACCCATCCACTGGCGGGTCTAAGGGTTGGGTTAAAGGTGAGAGTTGACCCCGCCACAACCGATATAAATTGCTAGTGAGGGAAACGGCTTCGGTGAGTGGCCCCAACAACAGAAAATCATCCCCGCCTGCAAAGATAACTTTGGCGTTGTGGTGTCGTTCTGTCAAGGGATACAGCAGTTGATTCCAGCATCCAAATAACACCGACAAATCCAGGACGTGAGGCAAGTCCAGTTTGCGGGTGGCGTTGGCGCTTAAAGTCGGCGGGTCGATGTTTAACTGATGTTGGAGGATCGCATCTTGATTCAGATGCCATCGCGACCACTGCAATTTTAAGGTTTCATACTGTTTCCCAGACAGCCATTTTCCCATATTGTCGCCATCGCCGCGCCATCCCACCGTCCATTCGATGGGACTTTCCCACCCTTGACTGAGATCTTCCCAGTCTTTAATAATCTTTTTCTCGTCGTCTGTATCTTTTTTTTCTTGAGGCACTCTTTCCTTGAGGTAGCGCCGTTCGAGGATGCGTGGATAAGCGAAATGAGGGGGATTTTTACCATCGACTTTAGGCATTCCCCACCGGAAATTAGGTTTTTCATCTAGGCAACATTGGTATAAAGTGTCTAGAGTATCGTTCCACGTCTCGGCATCGATGCGATCGACAACCCAAGCGGCGGCGACAGTGGCGCGATCGGGGAATTGGCCCCAAGGACAAGGAGGCGGTGTTCTGCCCCACAACAGTTGTAAAGTCGGTTCGATAATGTCCGGAACCGAGGCCAACCGACGGACGAATTCGATACTATTAAGGCGATCGTCACTATCCACCAATCCAGAGAGGCGATCTCGACTTTCATTTGCCGCCCGCAACCACCATTCTTTCAACTGAGAATCGGGCAATCCCCAAGTTCCTCCGTCATGGATCGGTTTGAGTCCCGGATGCCAAATTGACAAATGTCCGGCGCTAGGACTGGTACGACCTCCCCACCAAGTTGCTTGCCACTGGCGACCAATTTTACGCGATTCGATCCGTTCGCGCAATTGTTTGATATCTTGACTGACGGTTGCCAAAGAAAGGGGCGTGCTTTCGGTATAAACTGACCAGAGATAGGCGTTATCCCGGTGAATGACTTGCCATCCTTGACCGTTGAGTAAATGGGGACTGTAGCGTTGGGAAACTTCTTCTTCCAATGCCTCCAGAAATTTACCCCATTCTTGGGTAATAATGGGATTAAAATCCTGCAACCAAGTTTCATCTTGCGGATGCAATCCAGTGATAACGTTGGGGAGTTCTGCTTGCCAAAAACGATCGCGATCGCAGGGTTCGTCACGCAACCAATTGAGTAATGGGGAAGACCGATGCAAGGGTAACAACACTTGCCCCTGACGTTCTTCCCACCGATAAATCGCCACAGCAGTGAGATAATGGCATAACCAAGAAGCAACCGCCCAATCGCGCAATCGTTCTCCACCGCCTAAAAATTCTTGAACCGGGCCAAAAGAGAGGACGCCCAGGTGAGTTAATTCCGGGTTGGAAGCTGCTGCAACTTGCCGACAAGCTTCAATGGATGCACCCCCTCCCCACCAAAACTGCGATTTTAAATAAGCACTTGTTTGCCATTCTCCACTGACTGGATGAATGGATATCTCTGGGGAAGCATCCGGCAGATTTTGATAAATCTGCTGTTGTTGAATCAGCCAATCTTCTATAGCAATCCTAAGTCATTTGTGGCAAAAATCCATAAGAATATAGCTTAGGGAAATCAAAAACTTGGCCATCAGCAAATATCTTGAATAGCTCTTTAACTCTTTTAAATGAATCACATAAAAAATAAAATGTTCTCAAGAAATTTTTAGTTTGCAGCCAAATATCTTCAACTGGATTTTGCTCGGGAGCATTCGGAGCAAACTTCGTACAAGTAATCAACCATTCATCTTCTTCTAAGCCTTCATTTAGCTCTTTTAAAAAATCTCGAAATTGTTGAGAGTCGTGATACCTGGCACCATCCCAAAAAATGGCTAATTTTTGTCCCGGTCTTTGTTCTCGTAAGTATTGTATAAACTGAATGGTATTGTCGGTATCGGCTTTCGGGTATTCTTGAAGAATAAATTCATGAGTTTGGTAATCTAAAGCGCCATAATAACTTTGGCGACTTTTTTGGTTTTTAATGGGAATTTCGACTCTTATATCTTTTCTTCCCCAAACAAAACCCAAGACGTCTCCCCAAAGAAGATGACATTCATCAATCATAAACACAGCAAGCTTTCCAGCTTTGATATCCTCTTCCCAGTCCTTAAGCTTCTTTTGAATTTCTTCTTCTTTTTTTTTGACTAGCTTTTCATCTTTGGCTGGATTCTTTTTTTGCGACTTTTTCCAGCTCATGCCAGCCGCTTTCAGCAAGTCATAATAACTTTGATTTGAAGAATAAATCACGTTGTATTCTTGCTGCAAATATCGTTTTAAGTCAGACAATCTCAAATACTCTTGTTGTCTTATCCATGAAGTGATTTGTGTTTTTTCTTCCGGTTTTAGATAGCCTTTACTTCCTTTGTATTGAAGATTCAAACTCTCAACACCCTCAAAAATTGCTTTATTTTTCCATTGACTAACGAAGCTCGAAGAAACATTTAATATTTCTTCAATTTTCTTAGAGGGTTGACCAGATAATTTCATTTTGGCTGCCAATGCTCTCTTCATTTCTTTGGTATTTGTGGTATTTTCAATGAAATTATCTAGCTCGTCTATGATATTCATGAGGTCTGTCTGATATTGAGAATCTTCCGTGTATATTATAACAAAAAAAGCTTCCATGAATCATTTAGGACTGCTATACATTCATTTACAGATTTTCCTCAATATTTTCAACAATTTCACGATAGGTAGTTGCTCTTTCTTGCACTTCATCGGTTAATCCAGCAAGGTCGATAATATAGTGGAGATAGTCAACGGCAACTTGGGCGGGATGTTTTTCGTGAGTGACGCTTCCCAGTTCTTCGGTTTTTTTGTCCAATAATTCATCAATGCGATCGCCCAGCAAACTGTGGTAAAGCTTATTCCGAATACTGGTAAATGCTTGAGTAGTCTTTGGCTTTGATTCTAATTCCCAGATGTCTACATAAAATTTTTTGAACTTTACCCAATTGCAATCAGTGACAGGGGCAATAGTAAACTGATGGATTTCTTTTTTTGGAGAAATATACTCCCAAACTCCTTTGGTCAACAAAGGATAAACTATAGCTGCAATCGAGCAAGGGGAAATATCTTTTTGGTCAGGGTCTAGCAATTTTATGCCTTGCCATTCATAATCGCCATTTCCCTGTTTCTCGATTAGCAGCAGAATCGCCAACTCAAACGCCCCAGCAACGCGCAAATACCAGTGCATCCACTGACTGCGATCGCGAAATGCCGTCTCACTCCAGACTGCGATCGCCACTCGTTCGATAATCCCCTCTCGTCCCGTAAGATTTTCGCGCCCTGTTAAATTCAAAGAAACCGCGCGATCGAGTTCTTGTAACTTCGTCTTAATTTCCTCTATACTGTGCGGATGACTTTTAAGAATTTGCAAAGCGCCAC from Oxynema aestuarii AP17 harbors:
- a CDS encoding IS630 family transposase → MNIIDELDNFIENTTNTKEMKRALAAKMKLSGQPSKKIEEILNVSSSFVSQWKNKAIFEGVESLNLQYKGSKGYLKPEEKTQITSWIRQQEYLRLSDLKRYLQQEYNVIYSSNQSYYDLLKAAGMSWKKSQKKNPAKDEKLVKKKEEEIQKKLKDWEEDIKAGKLAVFMIDECHLLWGDVLGFVWGRKDIRVEIPIKNQKSRQSYYGALDYQTHEFILQEYPKADTDNTIQFIQYLREQRPGQKLAIFWDGARYHDSQQFRDFLKELNEGLEEDEWLITCTKFAPNAPEQNPVEDIWLQTKNFLRTFYFLCDSFKRVKELFKIFADGQVFDFPKLYSYGFLPQMT
- a CDS encoding Cas10/Cmr2 second palm domain-containing protein — encoded protein: MAIEDWLIQQQQIYQNLPDASPEISIHPVSGEWQTSAYLKSQFWWGGGASIEACRQVAAASNPELTHLGVLSFGPVQEFLGGGERLRDWAVASWLCHYLTAVAIYRWEERQGQVLLPLHRSSPLLNWLRDEPCDRDRFWQAELPNVITGLHPQDETWLQDFNPIITQEWGKFLEALEEEVSQRYSPHLLNGQGWQVIHRDNAYLWSVYTESTPLSLATVSQDIKQLRERIESRKIGRQWQATWWGGRTSPSAGHLSIWHPGLKPIHDGGTWGLPDSQLKEWWLRAANESRDRLSGLVDSDDRLNSIEFVRRLASVPDIIEPTLQLLWGRTPPPCPWGQFPDRATVAAAWVVDRIDAETWNDTLDTLYQCCLDEKPNFRWGMPKVDGKNPPHFAYPRILERRYLKERVPQEKKDTDDEKKIIKDWEDLSQGWESPIEWTVGWRGDGDNMGKWLSGKQYETLKLQWSRWHLNQDAILQHQLNIDPPTLSANATRKLDLPHVLDLSVLFGCWNQLLYPLTERHHNAKVIFAGGDDFLLLGPLTEAVSLTSNLYRLWRGQLSPLTQPLDPPVDGWVKRESEIYPVPGQRMDFSLGVAIAQRRIPQSLWHRGLTEAYKEAKNQGRDRVCIKVLFNSGQSLDWVCPWRLWELLMHVGLTTEEKTELNRWEKLLSYLESNRLQQSDVDTVRDLIETLWASVGIALTWEAIETVAEYDEFDDELGNWSWWIGWISVMGFLARQQREREKWVERVGGNNP